Proteins from one Salarias fasciatus chromosome 14, fSalaFa1.1, whole genome shotgun sequence genomic window:
- the LOC115400505 gene encoding von Willebrand factor A domain-containing protein 5A-like isoform X3: protein MNCCGLLTLKKEPVPLKSIEVELEVRDHVATVVSTLNYENKEDKPIEAVFVFPLPGDAAVCHFSAKMGQKEIVAEVKEKQEAREEYDDALSSGQQAFLLEESDQSPDIFSMSVGCLPPGESASIRLEYVTELAVQADEGLRFCLPAVLNPRYTPQGSEAPAVQVNSVPASLVPYSLSFSARVSSPRPISKVESSCSLDPLQFLNTDQTQATVKLGAGHKFDRDVEVLIYYKDAHQPTAVVEAGQASAKPGTLMGDPVVMVSLFPEFPQSVMSSVASCGEFLFLMDRSGSMGVSMNNKDRNKTRISSARETLLLLLKSLPMGCYFNIYSFGSSFEHIFPKSVEYSQQTMEEALKIVGKMEANLGGTEIVKPLKHIYEQPCIPSQPRQLFIFTDGEVGDTKEVIDLVKNNSASHRCFSFGIGEGASSALISGLAKEGGGHTQFITGSDRMQPKVMQSLRFALQPAVVDISITWDLPKDVSVTVLSPPITALFQGQRSLVYGQLSGQRSEAAEGCVTVKYSLAGHPTQNQLHFSLKPEKDTGLTVHRLGARTLIRSLEMEGRESRGEQHTGVKEKVVALSIQSGVSSCFTAFIAVNKGDGEAIQGPLVRRNVPRTGIQKKLCYRSSSCIKISMACSNPIPQAVPMSCGVSATRGSGAKPTVFHRATSIL, encoded by the exons ATGAACTGCTGTGGTCTGTTGACTTTGAAGAAGGAACCAG TCCCTCTGAAGAGCAttgaggtggagctggaggtgagggACCATGTGGCTACAGTGGTCTCCACTCTGAACTACGAGAACAAAGAGGACAAACCCATCGAGGCGGTTTTTGTCTTCCCTCTGCCTGGGGATGCCGCTGTCTGTCATTTCAGTGCCAAGATGGGACAGAAGGAGATTGTGGCTGAGGTGAAGGAGAAACAGGAG GCTCGTGAGGAGTATGATGATGCTTTGAGCTCCGGTCAGCAGGctttcctgctggaggagagtgaTCAGAGTCCAGATATTTTCTCAATGAGTGTGGGCTGTCTGCCTCCAGGAGAGAGCGCCTCCATCAGGCTGGAGTACGTCACTGAGCTGGCAGTGCAGGCTGATGAGGGGCTGAGGTTTTGTCTGCCTGCTGTGCTCAACCCTCGATACACACCTCAGG gtaGTGAAGCTCCAGCCGTCCAGGTGAACTCTGTTCCAGCCTCTCTGGTTCCTTACAGTCTGTCTTTTTCTGCTCGAGTGTCCTCTCCTCGTCCCATCTCTAAAGTGGAGTCCAGCTGTTCCCTGGATCCTCTCCAGTTCCTGAACACAGACCAAACCCAGGCCACG gtgaagctgggTGCAGGACACAAGTTTGACAGAGATGTTGAAGTGCTGATATATTACAAAGATGCCCACCAGCCCACTGCTGTGGTGGAAGCAGGACAGGCCTCTGCAAAACCtg GCACTCTGATGGGTGATCCAGTGGTGATGGTGAGCCTGTTCCCCGAGTTTCCTCAGTCTGTCATGTCTTCAGTGGCTTCCTGTGGAGAGTTTTTGTTCCTCATGGATCGATCTGGAAGTATGGGGGTCTCAATgaacaacaaagacagaaataagaCTCGCATAAGCAGTGCAAGG gaaacgctgctgctgctgttgaagagTCTACCAATGGGCTGCTATTTCAACATCTACAGTTTTGGATCCAGCTTTGAGCACATCTTCCC TAAAAGTGTGGAGTACAGTCAGCAGACCATGGAGGAGGCCCTGAAGATAGTTGGGAAGATGGAGGCAAATCTGGGAGGAACAGAAATTGTGAAGCCTCTCAAGCATATTTATGAGCAGCCCTGCATTCCCAGTCAGCCCAGacaa ctgtttATCTTCACTGATGGAGAGGTGGGAGACACAAAAGAAGTCATTGATCTGGTTAAGAACAATTCAGCCTCCCACag GTGTTTCTCCTTCGGGATCGGGGAAGGAGCCAGCTCTGCTCTCATCAGTGGGTTGGCCAAAGAGGGAGGGGGTCACactcagttcatcacaggaagtgacaggatgCAGCCAAAG GTGATGCAGTCACTGCGGTTCGCTCTGCAGCCGGCTGTGGTGGACATTTCCATCACATGGGATTTACCAAAGGACGTGTCTGtcactgtcctctctccacCAATCACAGCACTTTTCCAGGGTCAGCGGTCGCTGGTTTACGGCCAACTCAGTGGACAG AGGTCCGAGGCTGCAGAGGGCTGTGTGACGGTGAAGTACAGCCTGGCAGGTCATCCCACTCAGAACCAGCTGCACTTCAGCCTGAAACCTGAAAAAGATACTGG GTTAACAGTCCACAGGCTGGGAGCTCGGACTCTGATTCGCTCTCtggagatggagggaagagagagcagaggggagCAGCACACAGGAGTGAAGGAGAAGGTGGTGGCTCTCAGCATCCAATCAGGAGTGAGCAGTTGTTTCACTGCCTTCATTGCTGTCAACAAAGGTGATGGCGAAGCGATCCAAGGACCTTTGGTGCGTCGAAATGTTCCCCGAACTG GAATACAGAAGAAATTGTGCTATCGCTCTTCATCAT gtATTAAGATCAGCATGGCATGTTCTAATCCCATACCCCAGGCTGTGCCAATGAGCTGTGGTGTTTCTGCAACACGTGGGA